The region ACGTACTTGTTGTGCTCAGCGGCCAGCATGTCcttggccgtgcgcagctTCTCGGCCTCGTCACGTAGACGAGCCATGTCTGCCCGCAGCGATGCGATCTCTGCTTCAGCCGCAGCACGTCCTTCGTCGGCtgccttggcgcgcgcttcgGCGTCGTTTGCCTGCGCACTGAATCGGCGCACCTCGTCCCATGCCGAGGCATGCTCGGTGGCCTCGCGGGCCTCGGCGTCTTGGAGCCCCGTGACAGCGCCTTCCCACTCACGGGTctcggcggcatggcgctccGTCTGTGCCTTGAGCTCGTCTTCAAGGGCCGTAACCCGTGCAGACGCCGCATGGCATTGCTCCTCGAGGGCCTGGATACGCTGAGCCGTCTCGGCTCGATCATGTTCGGCggcctggcgcgcgtcgctcaAGTCCTTGTGGGCCTGCTCGAGATCCGCCTGAAGACGCTCCTGCGTCGcttgcgcctcggccagaGCCGAACGAGCGGCCAGAGTCTCGGCTTCCGCAGCCGCtcggccacgacgcacgtcAGCCAGTTCCATCTCGAGATGACGCTCGGGCGGCAGAACAGCATCCCCCGTTGGAGCACCCACAGCTGCTGCAATCGATGTGCGCCAGCGCTCCTCAGCTGCTGCTTGCTGCTTTTCCAGGAGGGATGCGACGTGGTGTGCATGCTCAAGCTGTACCGTCAGATCggagacgcgccgctcctggtgctgggcatcggactgcgccgtcgccagcgcctcgcgcgccgctgcatgctgctgcgctagtgcctcgagacgctcgcgcagctcgtgtGTCTCAGTCTCGCGCCGCAAAGAGGCAGCGGCTGCCtcagcgcgcgcctcggccgcaTGGCTTTCCTGTGTCGTGGacgtcgcacgcagcacggcaAGTTCGTGCTGCAGACGTTCCacatgcgctgcgtgcgcctgtgtgtgctcggcatccaccttgtgtgcgtcgcgcgcagctgcctcggcggccgctcgcGCTTCGCCTAGGCGCCTGTTGTCCGTGAGAAGCGagtcgcgctgctcctgcaccagacgcagctcggcgtcgcgagcggcgaggcgcgtcaaggcatcgtgctgggcggcacGGCTTGCCGCAagggcctgctcggcctctCTCACAGCAGCATCGCGGCGGTCCAAGGCAGCTTGAAGATGCGAGGCCTGTGTGGCTGCTTCAGCGAGGCGTGTCTCGTGGAACTTGGTTGTCTCTTGCAGCATGTGAATGCGCTcctcggcggcagcgcgcgctgccgcctcgcgctgTAGGTCGGCGAGCACGGAGGGAGGGAATGATGGCTCAACGGGCTTGGGTGCttcaggcgctgcgtcaCTGGTTTCGAGACCCTTGGCAAGACACACATTGCGATacatgtcgcgctcgcggcgaGCATCATGCAGTGACGCACGCTCTGTCTCGAGTTCGCgcgtgacgcgctcgagcatgtcggcAGCCTCTttgagctcgtcgtcgcgcggcTCGCGGGCCtcaagctgctggccaagcTCGCGCGCAGCCTGGAGGAGCCGCTGATTTTGCGCACACAGCTCAGCCAGCGAGCGGAACGTGACGAGCTCCTCAGAAATGACGTCCTGGATATCGCCGGTGGCCGGCGCATCGTTGTCGTCAGCGAGTCGTTCGGCCGCTGACGGGTCCTTGAGGAGGATCGTCTCGCGAAGCAAGGTGCGGACCTGAGCCGTTGCGTCTTCCAGTTGCTGTGCGTCAAGGGCgtgctcgcgacgcacgcgctcgatcTCGGCACACAGGGAGGTATGCATCGCCTTGGCATCATCGCGTTCCCTGCGTGCCTCCTCAAGCTCTTCCAGGGCCGCATCGAGATCTGAGCGGAGCtgcgcggcctcggcgcgctgtgccttgAGTTGCGGTGCATGTGCATCGAGATCAGCCATGACCTCGGTCAGCACGCCCTCAAGACGCGCCCGCTCCTCGCTCTCGCGCCGAAGTGCCTCTTCCGTCCGCGCTGCATCAATGTACACGTCACTAAACCGCTTGCCTTCGTGGCGGACCTGCGCCGCCAACGAAGCGGCACGTGATGGCATCATCAGGCCATCGTCCGAGGCGTCTTCGACGCCCAGGGCACGTGCCATGcgatcgagcgcctcttgcagGGACACCACGTCttgctcgaggcgctcacgatccgcgatggcctcgtcggcctcggcgcgggcatcgcgctcgcgtgctgcgcactCGGCCATCAGCGCGTCGCAGCTGGACTCGAGCTCCatcgcacgctgctcggcgcgctgcaccCGGGCCTCGGACAGCTCGATGGCCTGGTCGGCGGCCGACTTGGCGAGCTGTGCATCGCGTTCCTGCGATGACAATCGCATGCGCAATTCTGAGTTCGTGTGAATGGcatcggcgtgccgcgtCTGTGCTTCCGTCAGTaggcgctcggcctgcgcaagctgtgcagctgctgatgTGCgttcctgctcggccatctcgcgcgccgcttccGCCTGCGCTGCACGGCTATACAGGTcggcacgcgtcgtcgcatGGGCTTCGCGCTCACGTGTGAGTTCCGTGTGCGCCCACTCGGCATCATTCTGCGCAAGAGCTAGTccctgctcgagcgcgcgcgtccgCAGCTTCGTAGTATGTTCATTGGCATGCGCCTGCTCCAGTGCGAGTGTCGTCGACGCTAGCTCTGTACGCACGGACTGGTGCCGGGCCGTTAGAGCGGCGAGCTCATCTGATGCATAAGTCTTTCGTCCACGTACCTTGCTGACTCGCACacttctcgcgctcgcgttGCCAGCTCTCGAGAAGCCGACGCTTTTCGttctcgagcgccgcgacaCGCGACTCCGGATCGGCGGCCATTCGACGTCGCCGTGGACAAGAGACTGGTAGCCTCGTGGCACCGAAGTGGATGGCTtcgtcacgtgatgtgGTACGTTTGGCCCTAGCGCCCCACAGGACAGGGTCAAGGCGTGATGTGGGTGCAGGGAGGATGAGGAGTACCGTCCCAACCCTGTCATACTTCCTCTCGTGACGTTGTGGGCAGCAAGCATCTGCAAGATTGTATATACCTGTGACAAGGCACCCATGATCAAGTGCGCGCCTCATTGTCAACGACCTCGAAACCAGCAAGTGTTTCGCACGCCGGCCTTGTAACCGTCCCCACGACCAGGGTTGCCGATCAAGGCGTACCTCACGGGGAGCTTGGCCTCGTTGTGGTTTTTGATCTACGTAGTCTTGGCATGTATCCACAGGTTagatgcggcgctgcttcAGTGTACTAGGAGTTTTTTCTGACTGGTCCTTGATGATCTCCCCTTTTTCCTGCGTCACAGCCGTTCCTGTTGGCTTTTTCTCGGCCATGGGCTTGGCAGGCTGTGGATCTTTCACCAGAAGCTCCCTCGCGTACGCCCCCACAAGTGCCAGTACACGACCACATACCGTCGTCCATACCGTGCTGCTCACAGCTCCTGCAGGAGCGTTGGGGAAGCTGAAAAAGTAGCCAAGTGGTCCGAACCAGTCGCCAGGTGGAAGATAAAACATGGGTGTCCACTTAAAGTACCAATTCAATGCAAATGGTACGGCACTGTTTAGCACGAACATAAATACCTTGAACATGATTGAGAACATGAACTGTGACGACGCCAGCGACTTGTCTGTGTGGTCAGTTGACTATGCACACATACTCTGCTCATCCACCTGCGCAGTAAGTTTATCGACTTTGCGGCGCAGCCTGGCCCATTTCGAAAACTCGTCCTGTGCACTTGTCATGTTCATTTGCTGCCGCGTTTCGAAAAGATCCTTTTTCATCGAAGAAAGCCTGGACGACGCGGAGAAgtgcacgatgcgcacATATGCAATGCGGAACTGCTGTTAGTTGCGTCATACGAACAATCTCTTGTAGGGTATCACGGCCAAACCATGTTATAAGATGGTTGACCAGTGACACCAGAAAAATTATGAGAGCTGGATGCATGGTTGGTCGGGGTTCGTCGTTGCCAAGTCACCGGACGACGGTCTACCAAAAATAGGCACGAATTTTTCTCCACACCCATGCACTCCGCTTTTCTATTGACATACTATTCTAGGCGATGCAGCCACCGCAACttctgctgcagcggcagTGGTCATGCCTGTTTCGTGGAGTGGCACAGACGGATGAAAACCTGCGCGCACGGCAAAGTCAGGATTGCGAGGGTGTTCCTCTGGTGAGTCGATATGGTACTCATCCATAATAGGGTACGTGAGCACATTGATGCTGGGCGTAATGCACACAATCGTGTTGGAGGGAATCTCCATCCAGTCCGCTGTTGTGTCAGTTGTGAATACTCACCCTGCTCAAATGTAAGCGGCTCACTCGCAATAACTACAATGTTCTGCTGCCGTCCTGCCTTCACCATGCGGTACTCGCCTTTGGCGTGCTCATAAAACGAAGTACCCGTGGAGAAGTACTGC is a window of Malassezia restricta chromosome III, complete sequence DNA encoding:
- a CDS encoding nucleoprotein TPR, which encodes MAADPESRVAALENEKRRLLESWQREREKCASQQDELAALTARHQSVRTELASTTLALEQAHANEHTTKLRTRALEQGLALAQNDAEWAHTELTREREAHATTRADLYSRAAQAEAAREMAEQERTSAAAQLAQAERLLTEAQTRHADAIHTNSELRMRLSSQERDAQLAKSAADQAIELSEARVQRAEQRAMELESSCDALMAECAARERDARAEADEAIADRERLEQDVVSLQEALDRMARALGVEDASDDGLMMPSRAASLAAQVRHEGKRFSDVYIDAARTEEALRRESEERARLEGVLTEVMADLDAHAPQLKAQRAEAAQLRSDLDAALEELEEARRERDDAKAMHTSLCAEIERVRREHALDAQQLEDATAQVRTLLRETILLKDPSAAERLADDNDAPATGDIQDVISEELVTFRSLAELCAQNQRLLQAARELGQQLEAREPRDDELKEAADMLERVTRELETERASLHDARRERDMYRNVCLAKGLETSDAAPEAPKPVEPSFPPSVLADLQREAAARAAAEERIHMLQETTKFHETRLAEAATQASHLQAALDRRDAAVREAEQALAASRAAQHDALTRLAARDAELRLVQEQRDSLLTDNRRLGEARAAAEAAARDAHKVDAEHTQAHAAHVERLQHELAVLRATSTTQESHAAEARAEAAAASLRRETETHELRERLEALAQQHAAAREALATAQSDAQHQERRVSDLTVQLEHAHHVASLLEKQQAAAEERWRTSIAAAVGAPTGDAVLPPERHLEMELADVRRGRAAAEAETLAARSALAEAQATQERLQADLEQAHKDLSDARQAAEHDRAETAQRIQALEEQCHAASARVTALEDELKAQTERHAAETREWEGAVTGLQDAEAREATEHASAWDEVRRFSAQANDAEARAKAADEGRAAAEAEIASLRADMARLRDEAEKLRTAKDMLAAEHNKYVLDAQARVLALEKAEASLQTQRDDLQQENDQLHTHLEAVSKQIATMHSDEVAKVENDEAPAAPATGELQVLRYLRREKDVRELERDMAVQERTRTEAALTRTQEALSACRAELAAAQEAAKAPVPNTQYTELLDKIHQLSALREHVATLTEAQQALEARNQTLETQLQHAQAELQPHRERLQHAQAELDALQSQLRVVQEDVARWKARASGLLQRSGVEQAMQQAEQERGQAQARIEQAQAETARLSTELQAANKRFEQLREQVRARITQERRAVAEAVERSKQLETQAQASEEAKQALENKLAELEKKEQEIKDEEPKDEGTKDEANGAPADAPSEHPAEAPQATDATSASDTPDASAPAAETPDIPSLEQQLRAKTEECEKHKHFARTFLKEKRAAEAQLKSLQEQPADQALQTRITELEGLLAQANARISELETELAHIKDESVKAVKAKEDELQALRNAPEGTAAVQAKEAELQAHYQPLLQSRYEDGKREAALRNQIMIGQRDKKITNLTNEIAELKTKLGVDAPPAAAAKTSEQKETPASNPRPAVVRGGRGGAAPKPVPIKASEAGTSIRGAAASRGRGNGPAVLAVAGGAKRKRELHASTDDAKPAPKPATTKKSRAENKNANDT
- a CDS encoding tail-anchored protein insertion receptor: MHPALIIFLVSLVNHLITWFGRDTLQEIFRIAYVRIVHFSASSRLSSMKKDLFETRQQMNMTSAQDEFSKWARLRRKVDKLTAQVDEQNKSLASSQFMFSIMFKVFMFVLNSAVPFALNWYFKWTPMFYLPPGDWFGPLGYFFSFPNAPAGAVSSTVWTTVCGRVLALVGAYARELLVKDPQPAKPMAEKKPTGTAVTQEKGEIIKDQSEKTPSTLKQRRI